A segment of the Solanum lycopersicum chromosome 9, SLM_r2.1 genome:
TGAAGGCACAGGccttggctgatcatcttgtaGAAAATCAtgttgatgaagagtatgagccgcttaagacttattttcacgatgaagaagtgtcatttatGGGTGAAGTTATTTCTGAAGCATATCCTGGTTGGAGgttattctttgatggagcggCGAATCATCAAGGGAAAGGCATCAAAGTGGATTTAGTGTTAAAATATGGTCAGCACTATTCCATGGTGGCTAAACTTCGATATAATTGCATGAAAAAACATGGCTAAATACGATGCTTGTATTCTTGAGTTGAAAATGGCCATTGACATGAATGTCTACGAGTTGTTGGTTACTGGAGATTCAAATCTTCTGATTCATAAAGTTCAAGGAGAATGAGATGTGAAGAACCCGAAGATTATACCTTACGTGCAGTACGTACAAAAGTTGTGCAAAAGATTTTGTAAGATCGAATTTAGACACACTCCAAAGATACAAAATGAGTTTGCcgatgctcttgccaccatccCTTTGATAATTAAACATCCGTACAAAGATTATATTGATCCTCTGGATATAGAGCTTAAggaacatccagtccattgttcCCATGTCGAAGCAGAACCAGATGGTTTGCCatggtattttgatataaataagtATTTGAAGTGTGAGAGTTATCCTTAAGATGCAACATCCAACAAAAAGAAGTCGATACGCCACATGGctctcaatttttttctaagtagAGAAGTCCTACATAGGAGGACTCTAGATTTGGGCCTTCTCAAATGTGTCCATGCTGTTGAATCCGCGAAGtttattgaacagatacatgccAAAGTTTGTGGCACACATATGAATGGGCTCAGTTTGGCAAGAAAGATCCTTCAAGCCggttatttctggatgactatggagataATTGTTGCAAGTTTGTGTAGAAGTGTCATAAATGTAAAGTGCACGATGATTTGATCCGAGTGCCGcctcacgaacttaatgctatgagttcaccttatccatttgtagcttggggcaTGAATGTCATCGGTCCGATAGATCCAGCCGCTTCTAATGGACAAAGATTTAATTTGGTTGCCAttaattatttcaccaagtgggtggaagcagcttCCTACAAGTCCGTGACCAAGAATGTTGCAGCTGATTTTGTTCGCAAAAATCTGATCTGCAGGTTTGGAATACCAAAGTCGATCATCACTGATAATGTGAGCAATTTAAGATTACTCACTGAAACTCAACCGCTTGTCGTcctcaaatgaacggagctgtagaggATGCTAATAAGAATATAAAGAAGATTTTGAGGAAGATGATTGACAATCACCgaggttggcatgaaatgttgtCGTATGCGTTATTGGGTTATCGAACTAGAGTCAGAACGTCGATTGGAGAAGCTCCATACTTGCTGGTAGATGGAGTAGAAGCAGTCATACCTGCTGAAGTTGAAATACCGTCTTTgagaatcatccaagaagctaAGTTGAGTAATGCTGAATGGGTTAGAAAGAGAATTGATCAGTTAATTTTTATTGAAGAGAAGAGAATGGTTGCCGTTTTTCATGGTCAACTATATCGATAGAGAATGATCGTGCTTTCCACAGGAGAGTTAGAGCTAGAATCTTTGAAATCGGTTAATTGGTACTTAGACGCATTTTTCCTCATCAGGATGAGTACAAAGAAAAAATCTCTCAAAATTGGCAAGGACCCTACATGGTTCGCAAAGTATTATCTGTAGGTGCTTTGGTCCTATTGGAGATGGATGGTATCACATGGCCGAAACTGATCAACTCAAATGTTGTCAAGAGATACCATATGTGAAGCTTTGgtttgcatttattttatttacttgtaatcGTTCCATTTGATTGTAATtgctttgtttaaattttatccctcttgtaatgaactaagtctgacttgaatttataaaatgagatacgtaggcggcctatgtcggcctcggtcacCTCATTTTATCCTTttcaatatttctttgtatttgaactAAGTTTGACCCAAATTCTCAaaaatgagatacgtaggtggcctatgtcggcctcagTCGGTTTTCATTGTAAATTTCTTACACTTGTCAACCTTTGGGGGGGGGACTATGTTTGACCTGATTTCTGCCTCAACGGTATACTTATACACCACAAGGATTCGATCATATCTCCCGTAATATTTCTATTCTtctttacaatagaaactgggacagaatttttgagaggaacTAAAAAATTCTCGAGAAGAAGATTTTTCCTCAACAAGTCAAGACTGAAGATATTTCAAGATTTGCAACTgggacaaatttttttttagaggATCTCAAAATTTTGCGATCTACTCAATTACAGTTGAAAGGTAAGCAAGACAGttaactgggacagaaattttaAGGATGATCTTAAAATATCACCATGGGTTTATCTACAAGTCTAGAGTGGTTTTGAATACTCGCAGTGAATAATCAGATATACCTACAAGCATCAGGCTCTAAGAAGTTTGCTAAGGTTGACGTGACATGGCATTTGGCAGTGacccttttaaaaatataacttctcaaaatttattttcctaaaaaaaatttctttcgtctttcatttgttttggcataaaatattttatcttatctATCAAGAATTAGGAGATCAGGAAAATCAACTGGAGATAGCAGGACAAGGATCAGACAATTGAAGAATCAACACAGATTAGTCCGTTTTAAAActaatgatttttctgtggacGCATGTTCATAGCTTTGCTGTGATATCAGTAAATTTCTCCGATCGACGAATATGGAGAAGTTAGGGAGGAGAAAGCTCTCCCAAAATTTAGCGGTGTTCCTGTAGACGcaagaattattttatatttcttataccGTAGACTTGggaatatgaattgtttattttagTCAATTTCCAACAACATGAAGTTTATAAGGAGTGTCTAGCTAGATTCGAAGGTGAATCTAGTAAAAATCTCAAGAAACAGTTTATGGTTTCCGTAAAGGATGTCGTTTGCATCATAATGTTAGATATGATACCATACATTACCCGGGGGGgttcatttatttaattgtcGATCAAGACAATATAGTACTCGTAGgggtcatttattttattgtcgatcaagacaATACATTACCTAAAGgggtcatttattttattgtctatcAAGATGATATACTATGTGGAAGTCATTTTACAGTTATTATCCAATGAGACGATATGATTATCAAGAAGGCATTaaaaagatcatgcatcgcgagtcaaaaTCCATGTatcgcggaagatcatgcatcgcgagtcaatattaatgcatcacgagtcaatatccatgcattgcggaagatcatgcatcgtgagtcaatattcatgcattgtggAAGATCCATGCATCgcaagtcaatattcatgcatcgtggaagatccatgcatcgcgagtcaatatccatgcatcgcagaagatcatgcatcgcgagaagatttcattccTTGCAGAAGTTATGCAtcgtgagaagatttcatacctcgcagaaattatgcatcgcgagaagattccatgCCTAATAGAAagttatgcatcacgagaagatttcatacctcataGAAATTATGAATTGCGGGAAGATTCCATTCCTCGtagaaagttatgcatcgcgagaagatttcatacctcataGAAAGTTATGCATCTCAAGAAAATTTCATACCTCGTAGAAATTATGCATCGcaaaaagatattcatgcctcacAGAAAGTTATGCATTGTGAAAAGATTTCATACCTCTCAGAAATTTACACATCACggaaagatattcatgccccaaaAGAAATCATGCACTACTAGAGAAGGAATCGTGCATCTCGAGAGAAATATTTACCCATCGACTTCAGCtacattcctttatttttgataaaagtaaacatcaagAAGAACATCAAAGACgtaatcaagaaaaatataaatattgcatcatttttcatttatgttGACATCACATGAAGAGTACATTTAAGATTACATACCAAGCATAAGACAAAAGTTTTATTTGCTTTACGTTAAACCGATCGAGTTGGCATCAAATTAAAGGAGAACGACTAAGTGTCAACGCGGTAAAAGATACTATCTCACTCTTTAGTAAACAGGGACATGgtccaaagaggagtgtcaaactcttTGGACGTGAGCAGAGGAGAAACTTCCgccacaatcaaaccacacctCTATCAGAAGGCATGTGGATTTTTTTATCTTTGGGTTTTTGTTAGTTAGGTTTTGCATCCGGAATTTCGGTTTTTCGGAAGCAAGTTTTTAATTTGAGTGACAATGCGCCAagagtttttgaaattatgttcgtgtaagttcttaattatgggtgtgaagtgcaccacattcatgactaagaggttacaagcctttTTTTCATACTTGACTTTATTTGTCACTATTCCAGAACCAATGCTtctctagcataatagatttccttttcaaccaATTGAGTCGAACTACAAGTAGCTTGATTCCtaaggtttaaggatatgtaggcgagCTCAAAGTCGAGAACTAGGTTGTATCCCAACATTCGCTCTCAAATCCCATTCTAAGGCATCTCGATCCCTTCATAATCCGCTATCAAAATGACTTTTGAATCCTTTCAAAATTGTGCATCAAATCAAGGtgtcgaactacaagtggcctgattACTCATATAgctgagatatgtaggagaccCATTTCCGGGGTTCGGCCATAAATCCTGAAGTCCGCACCAACTCCCTttacaaaaaatgaatatgtggtcggtcaaaattggcttcgtcaatttcattttcctcgaatttcttgcatcaatccaagtaaATTGAGAGACacttgttgacacccaattttgaccctacccGATATAAGATAATCAAAGAGATTTTTAATCCTAAACGATTTGagaaaattgattttataaaatttatagcgttttaaaaattattttaagttaaccTTTCcctttaatatacatatatatgtatataatttttagatgataTACATGTTTCGCGTAATTATGTATACGATTACTATATTTCAGGattatttgaaaatcatctcaaaagattttactaattagtttagttataTAATAAGTCGTTTTTATACTATCTTAgctattttataattaagtcGGTTATTTCGTTTTATTGAAATTAAGAAGCTTATTAATTGATCTATATTCATTCTTCTTACTCAATACCTAGTCAAACTTATCCCAATTAATTAAGTTCGGTTGCATCTAATTTCTTGATTGGtcataatttatattcttgTGCCCGGAGCCTAGTCCAAATCTAGTCAATAAAATTTTATCGTGAACTTTGAGACCCAATTGAATCCTTTGTCAGCCCATTTCTCCAACCCATACTCTTTTTATACGGCCCACCCCCTTTGCCTTCATCAAGGATCCCAGATACAACAGCGACATAGCGGCATCTTCACGGCGTGAGCGCGAGTTCACGGAATAGGCTCCAACGTTTGCAATGCGGTATAGGGGGAGACGACAGTAGACGGAAATAGTGTCATGCATTTTCGGCCTACATTGCCTCCGTACGATTCTTTGCAAATCCAGCTCCATTCCCTCTGTATCAGCCACGTCAATTCATACTTGCTCGAACGAGATCATTTCTTGTCGAGTTTCAAGGATGAGAGATGCATCTAAACCGCTCGTGTTGCTTTCACATTTTGGATTTGGCTTATATTTTCTTGTACAACACCAGCTATCTGTTGGTCCTTGACGaggaaatttttaattttatcagaGGAATTTTCACTATTACCCCAAGCTTTTCTAGAAATTCCTCCGCCCTCCCACAATCCAAAAACCCTAGTGTCTTCTCCTATAAATGTACTCTATTCGTGCTTGAAGAGGGAGATTTTTTGTGTgggtttgatttttttaatttgaaattcgaTGTTCTGAGAGTTTTTAGTTAAAACATTTCTAGTAAGAAACAGGGGAAGACAATTTTTTAGGAAAAGGAAGGGGAAAATCATTTGTTTTGGGATTTGCTTAAAAAAAGGGCAGTGTTTTTTTTAGGGAGAAATCGAAACAGACAAAAGTGGCCAACAGTGTAAAACAGATTAAAAGGGTTATCCATCCAAAAGAGATAGATATACTTAGAGATATAGGTTACAATATAGAGGGAAGTTTTCTATCTTTGCTCTGCCTCCTCTCGTCTTCGTTCTACTCGTTAAAACTTCCAAAGTCATATTCCGGTGGTGAAATCGTCTCATTCGCTGCTCACAAGAAGGTACAAAGGCtttcttcctttctttttgTCTTGGTTGTCGACCTTTGATTCATAACGTCTTATTCCTATTTGCATTTAGTCGAATTGGcattttgttttgttctttttcttgcTGAAAATGTGGATAGAAATATTGTTAATGCAGTGATATTGCCCCCTCGTTGTgacttttttgttatttaaaagtgTCTAGATAAGAAACTCATTGTCCTTAGGCGTATTCTTGAGATTATGAGGATTTTCTCTTATATACGCTTAAAGgtttcaaagttttttttatctttgttcTGCTGCCAAAGGATAATGTTTTAGCTTTGGGTTATTTCTTTCTtgggttatattgttaaataataataatgaagaaatGATTTTGGCAACATAtctctgaattttttttaggcCATATTGTGCAGTTGGGTATgagatttttgatgaattgaaCCTCTTAATGCTCAAAAAATAGCATTAATTTAGTTCCATTGATTTTCTCGGCCTGATATTTCTCCTCGTTTATCTAAGTCATGTAGAACATGTCATATTTGCAAGTCGAGTCGATAAAGTTTGAGTTTCTTGTCTTATTTCCAAAACATAggttttttgttgattttgtggagattaatgtttaaaatcatttgaagtgtgttttcttttgtattaactTTTCATTGTATGGCTTGAATGAATGTTCACTCCTTTATGTATTCATTGAGGCTTTGGCATGTTGTCGGTTACGCCTCAAGTCTATTTAGTTTAATGCGTTCCGTTCATGATGttacttgttttttttctttatatatctTTCTGCCTATCTATCTACTACTTGATAAAAGAAATTTCTCTTCCGCTTTAATCCTAAAATACTTACGTCATTGCGTTGCTATTGATAAATAAATGTTTGAAGTTGGTTGCTGATACGCTCagacttacttctcaaataagaagtaaagcggttgtatcaagtaaagaacccaactaatgaggttgggatcgttcccacgaggaaaatagtttagacttaacttcaatctattattactattatttagtcaattatttccttggaaagcaaagataataaaaggtttttttttacttctaaatgaatgaaaataagtaGCTAAATTAAAAGAGACAACTACCAACTTCAAATGTTAGagtttaatcaataaataaaagtaactagggtttatgtgttccccgCAGGTTCATAACCTGATagttctaactataacaattctttcctagtatcttgcatgcgaaatgataagttatgtatttctaaatccttggtctggtgtctagaaaatttcattccgcaccttggttcggctacgtgtgttgctatactaacccttacctcatattaagcatcgtattcgatatttgactaagttattacctcctaccaatcaatactagcctacttgatagtatacactaaatctatgttgataattcttttcctattatctacctttttggtccggcaagtagcattaaggtgagttctaacgttggtcatccgttaaaaagacttctaagcgaaagaattatcaatacatacaagacaatattctagaattattatattagttaggttttacctctttattcgcctatggttcccacaaccctagttatggagtttagttacccatagtcataatcacaatattcaaatatgtaatataagaattcatgcacttacttcaatgagaaagaataaaatccaaaagttcacttgattaatcaacaaatatcaccaacaatcaattactgaaattaattgaacactaaagattctccaaaagtataataataatcaccaagtctaatctacaaaagaagctcaaataaccaagagtctaaccccaataACGAGGCTTTTcgaactattttttaaaaaaaataaaaaactaattaaataaggactctatttgctggaaatttgtcaaaacgcgactaggtcgacggacctcgcgacagatcatcatggtcacgacgggccgtaaCACTTGAACTCTATTCCGTAACACTTGAACTCTATTCCGTAACACAACAGTCCATCGGGGGTCTCTATTCcgtaacacttgaactcttggaagtTAGGttctgggactacttctctgatcttcatgacgaaccagcagtacggaccgtcatggctacgacggttcatcacgcactccgtaaccccacacttggtcagactttcccatcttccttcagaatttgcactacgatgccacctacggaccgtcacaggcacgacggactgtcacaagctccgtaggtggtacttttctgcatatcttgctcaaaaaccttcgcattcatcttttagacagatttcctgcaaataaagagaaacttacataaaaattaatacaaaaaggcttttggacacactaaacttaaggaaaatgcattaaaaataccgtgaaaccatggtatatcaacacccttaacttaaattcgttgtttgtcctcaagcgatgcactatgactTAATACAAAATCTATgcacaatagtatccatgttttatctttcggagtcatttggctatcaatcccaatcagtcttatcatatttatgcatgctatcactattaggcttgaattatgtggaaacaaatcatgacacagactcaccatgcactaacacctatcctcttcaatctctcaccgaggtgctaatatttccggtattgcaactagtgtcctcacttcaaaacaatatcctcattttcacacaatgatttcagtttgagtataaggattacttttcaacacgcactctcagaacaaatttacactcattcatacatattgccataagcttgaccttattttcactgctttaagttcgctatacaactcttaggatcacgatatgactttcttagcttgtaacataggctcagggtcaggtagggtatatttaggtatactttagtgacttttttccctccttgacatatcgtctaaacataccactttttataattttattttgcccagtttctcatattctttcaccttgctattttcccttctttcttcatttgtgtaagtgactctcttcttttcttgcttgtatttattggttttttttgtttttttatttcacttttctttcaactgattcttgagtcactttacttttggtctttctctctctttgttctttcaaccccactttctagagcattcctcataatagccactctcaactcatggctttaccatgagtcaaagtacacaatacccaaagttggttCAGGACCATGAAAAGGTTGTTTagtgcattagccaccctcaacttatgcttttggcataagctgagctgcacatgtccaaggagggaccagggccaacacattgttcctagaaaagatcagttggggtgaaaaagaaaggtctagtttaagctcaaatcatttggatcaaagaaggattaatttcatttgtttttttatttaggctaacaATGGGCTATTTTGAACAAGggtctatgatcctttcctaattatctattacaacttacttttagcaggactaaccagacaagttctagctcagtacaaatagtggactattcaaatctttgtcatactcacttgacatctcattactctactagattatcagacacctagttcaaattttagacttagggtcatgcagtgatgtacctctatgtcatgcttagagccacacatttatcaatactatgcctagtcatgcatcatttttattttatcgggatatcattttatCCATCATTCTTAAGAATTAAACCGTGTACACAATATATAGACATGTCGAttcaacagtaaaaataattagtctcttgaggaaaaagaacacaggcaagaaaaccccaaatgaggatagtgaattgggctactcagacatcaccctagcactcactttccatttgccccacccccaaaaaaaagacatgcaattgtccccaatgcataaaaaaattgaaatacaagagtggtaggtgaagcaaacctggggcgcaaagcaccgacgatcagcaagctggtgggtccggttccccgaaacctactacctctgtaatctggacaccctcagtagtgtcctcagcatCATCAACACTATCAGCATTACCTCTCTCTATCTCCACATTTTTGGAGCTAGATGCCTCAGCAGCTGACTCTACGACCCTCATCCaacgcgcctcctcatcagcaagcgaggctctcctcgcaaccGCCATCTCAtgacgctccttcttccgtgatTGAgactcatcctcctctcgactcttatgcctcttggcatgctctcgagggggaggtggtggaatatCAGAAGTGGAGAATAAGGCTGCCATCATTGTGTTTTCATCAGGCTTtgagaaggggcctcagactcagacaccctagcctctaagatcatatcaacGTCTGCCAAAGGCTGTCGACCGCAGCCTAAAGGGTCGACACATCTAGTtgaggggctggccgggctagcacccgcaactcaaaaatgtccaagcgctgatgaacctcaacaatcttccgctctgtgtgctggaccattttccgctccaagcgctcttctgcctcaacaatagacctctgcatcaagggctggatgtgatgcagaagtgtagccatctgtgcctctaatttctggaccctagcaagcggaaccagagcggggaaaggggctgagagagaggagctcggggaagtgctactacccgggatagactcgaccagggtagtgtcagtggaagaCGTCTGCGTAGCTGTGCGGGCCTATGCTACtgtatcagccagattgtcaccaagtggaggcaaatTTGGACAGGACCCTCtgtgtggagccaactcattggactcatccctgatgaggacGATATCAACCGTGCCCAGCGGGGTCTTGACCTGATCAACATGCTAGACAGGCACACCTGCTGACCtatatagagaaaatatcatgcacggtaaagggtaagtagttgtgaccttaaaagccctctcgtgcatgacttcctgtagaagccaagcaaagtccacctcaaacccggctatcatcttAGCCATCAATATtgcacgatcccatgtgactatattatcagcgactgtgggggaaaggcagtggcagaCATCAACCATCAAAACTTCGTTGTGAAGGCcaagttagccttcttgatggctcccttcggctcggtcacccagtcaACACCCTCTCCATCAAGAGACAAGTACAGGGTCAT
Coding sequences within it:
- the LOC138338448 gene encoding uncharacterized protein yields the protein MNGAVEDANKNIKKILRKMIDNHRGWHEMLSYALLGYRTRVRTSIGEAPYLLVDGVEAVIPAEVEIPSLRIIQEAKLSNAEWVRKRIDQLIFIEEKRMVAVFHGQLYR